CTGATTTCCTGAAATGGATGCCGGGAGCCAAAGAAACAACTCTTTACGACCAGAACAAAGAGTTGGCTGACAAACTGATTTCAGGGGCCGACATGATCTGTTGTCTTGACTTCAATGCCCTGAAACGGATTGATGAGATGGGAGAAGCTGTAAAGTCATCAAATGCACGCAAAGTAATGGTGGACCATCATCCTTTCCCGGATGACATTTGTTCCATTGTAATTTCACATCCCGAAATTTCTTCCACTTCAGAGTTGGTATTCAGATTAATATGCCGTTTGGGTTGCTTTGACGAAATGACCAAAGAAGGCGCCGAATGCATTTATACGGGGATGATGACAGATACAGGCAGCTTTACCTACAACTCCAACAGTCAAGAAATTTATTACATCATCAGTCAACTCATTTCCAAAGGGATTGATAAAGACGATATTAACCGCAATGTATACAACACCTATTCCGAAAGCCGTCTCCGGCTGATGGGATACGTATTGCATACAAAAATGAAAGTCTATCCCGAGCATCACGCAGCCATGATCAACCTCACTCAAGATGAATTGATAGAGTTCAACTACGTGAAAGGCGACACCGAAGGATTTGTCAATATTCCTCTTTCCATAAAAGAGGTTAAGTTCTCTGTTTTCTTCCGTGAAGACACTGATATGATAAAAGTTTCCCTGCGCTCTGTAGGCGACTTTCCATGCAACCAGTTTGCATCTGAATTCTTCAGCGGTGGCGGCCACCTGAATGCTTCAGGCGGAGAATTTTACGGCACTATGCAGCAAGCTATCGAAATCTTTGAAAAGGGACTTGACAAATATAAACCTCTATTAACAGCAAAATAACAGTTATTAAAACATTATTGCATTAAAACATAGTGATAAAACCAGCTTATTCACTACTTTTGTACGAATATTAAAATACAGGTATGAAAAAACAAACATTACTGCTATTCTCAGTACTTATTATGGGATGCATATTTCTCCAATCATGTGGCAAAGATACAAAGACTTACGCTGAGATGCTTGCAGATGAAGCAAATGCTGTTAAGGATTTCGTCAAGAAAAACGATATAAAAGTTATAACTCCAAGCGAATTCTTAAAAGACACCACCACTATCGACAATGAATATGTACTTTTCCCGGAAAGTGGCATCTATTTGCACATCGACAAAAAAGGAGGTAAAGTTCCTGTAAGCAATGATGTTATTCTGACTCGCTTCAACGAAATCAGCGTTGCAAGCGGAGATACCACATTAAGTAACTATTATGACAACACAAGTGTTGATCAGTTTAGATATACTAAGAATTCATATTCTACATACGGCATGTTCTTTCAAGAACAGAACCAACAAGCTTATATGCTTAGTGCTTATGGAAGCGCAGTTCCTGCCGGTTGGCTGATGCCACTTCAGTATGTAGGTGATGGAGCCAAAGTCAAGGTAATTGTACCTTCTAAACAAGGTCACAGCACTGCACAAAATTATGTAACACCCTATTTCTACGAAATTCAATATACAATTTACTAATAACTATGACACTTATTAAATCTATTTCCGGTATCCGCGGAACTATTGGCGGACAAGCCGGAGAGGGACTCAACCCGCTCGATATTGTTAAATTCACATCTGCTTACGCAACGTTAATCAGAAAGACATGCAAATCTACCAGCAATAAAATTGTTGTCGGCCGTGATGCCCGTATCTCTGGAAAAATGGTAAACAATGTAGTTGTGGGAACCTTAATGGGTATGGGTTACGATGTTGTTGACATCGGTCTGGCCTCAACCCCAACAACAGAACTTGCAGTTACAATGGAAGGAGCTTGCGGTGGTATTATCCTTACTGCCAGCCATAACCCAAAACAATGGAACGCATTGAAACTGCTGAACGAATACGGAGAATTCCTCAACGCCGCTGAAGGTGAAGAAGTCCTTCGTATTGCTGAAGCCGAAGAGTTTACTTTTGCTGAAGTGGATTCTTTAGGTTCTTACCGTGAAGATTTAAGCTACAATCAAAAACATATAGACAGTGTATTGGCACTGAAGCTGGTTGACGTGGAAGCCATCCGCAAAGCAAACTTCAAGGTGGCTATCGACTGTGTTAACTCTGTAGGAGGTATTGTACTTCCCGATTTGCTTAAGGCACTGGGAGTGACACAAGTTGAAAAGCTTTTCTGTGAACCCGACGGACATTTTCCACACAATCCGGAACCACTGGAAAAGAACCTGCAAGACATCATGAACCTGATGAAAAAAGGAAATAACGATGTGGCATTCGTCGTTGACCCGGACGTAGACCGCCTGGCAATTATCTGTGAAGACGGAGCTATGTACGGAGAAGAATATACATTGGTTTCAGTAGCCGATTATGTATTGAAACATACTCCGGGGAACACTGTATCAAACTTAAGCTCTACACGTGCTCTGCGTGATGTAACACGTAAGTACGGACAAACATATAACGCTTCAGCTGTAGGTGAAGTGAACGTGGTAACCAAGATGAAAGCGACCAATGCTGTTATCGGAGGTGAAGGTAATGGCGGGGTTATCTACCCTGAAAGCCACTACGGACGCGATGCTCTTGTTGGTATCGCTCTATTCCTGAGTCATCTGGCTCACGAAGGAAAGAAGGTGAGCGAGCTGAGAGCTACTTATCCTCCTTATTTCATTGCTAAAAACAAGGTGGAACTTACTCCGGCTATCGATGTAGATGCTATCCTTACTAAGGTAAAGGAAATTTATGCAAAAGAAGAAATCAACGACATCGACGGTGTTAAGATAGATTTCCCTGACAAATGGGTTCATCTGAGAAAGAGCAACACCGAACCAATTATTCGTGTTTACTCGGAAGCTTCGACTATGGAAGCCGCAGACGAGATTGGTCTACAGATTATGAAGGTAATTGAGGAGCTGGCTAAATAACATCCTCCTTATTAAAAGATAAGGAAAAGAGGGAAGAAACTGGCTGCAGCCAATGTTTCTTCCCTCTTTCTTTTTGGTTTTATACAATTACATTGTGAAAACCTTTGTTATTTCCAATCATTTTCTCCCAGTTAGAACAAATCATCGACCTGTTTCCCGAAAAGTAAAGCATTCCTTACTATTTTATTATAAAAGAACTGACTGCAATACTATTCAAAAAACAATCTCTCTCAAGAAACCGGTTTGTTCCTTGCGGGAGATTATTTTTTATTGCTGTATAGTTTATATTTCGCTGTACAGAAGATTGTTTTCTTTTGTACAGAACAATTCATTCTTCTGTACAAAAGAATAGATTGTTTTGTACAAGAAATAATTAATCTTACGAATAGTTTTTTAATTGTTAGCTCAATATCACCCGGTTCCAAAAGCCAGTCTCATTATTTAACCGTTTTGCTTTTTAGGAAACAAAAATAGAGACTTATTTAACTCTCATAAAAAGACGAAAAGACAAAACGGATAAAAGAAAGGGCTAAAGAGGCCGGCATTATTATCCAACTATGGTGCCAGACTACTTGCACATAGATGCACAAAGAACGAAGGAAGCTACACAAATGCTCCCTTGGGAAATTGAAACAAACCCTTAATGCTTTTTTGAGAACAGTGAAGAAATCCAAAGCAGAGCAATTGCACCAACTGTTGCGGTAACCAGACTGCCAATCGTTCCCGATGCCCTTATACCCAACAGTCCGAAGAGCCAGCTGCCCAGCACTCCGCCAATAATTCCAAGAATCAGATTCACGAAACATCCGAATCCTCCGCCTCGCATAATTTTACCGGCCGCATATCCGGCGATAATTCCAATAATAATTCCTCCAAGCATCTCTTCAAGTATTAAGATTATATCAATTCGGGAATAAGATTCACCCGTTTTATTTCTCCCTCAAAATTAGGAGTAAAAACCTCCTTGCCAAGATTCTGTCTTATCTCCTCTATGCTCCAAAAGCGTCCGCCATCCAATTCTTCTTGGTTGGGGGAAATCTCACCCGCATAAGTTGTTTTGTATACAAAGACCAGTTCTCTTTCTACTTTCGATTCAAAGACGTACGACGTGATAAACTCGGGTGTATAGTCCGTTATGCCGAGTTCTTCGTGCACTTCGCGCTGCAAAGCCTGCTCAGCACTTTCTCCTAGGTCCACATGCCCTCCCACAGCCGTATCCCACTTATCCGGCTGAATATCCTTCCAGACCGGACGTTTCTGTAAATAGATATCACCATTTTCGTTGAACACATGCAGATGCACTACCGGATGCAACAGCATACTTCCATTGTGGCAATCCCCCCTTGAGGCAGCTCCGGTTATGTTTCCATACTCATCAACCAGCGGAAACATCTCTTCTGTATTATCTTTTTTCATCTTTATCAGCTTAATCAGGGAATCAGTAACGAACTATCGCCATAACTCAGAAAACGAAAATCGTGATTGAGCGCATACTGGTAAATCTTCTTCCAGTCGCCATTCACAAATGCCGAAACAAGCAGCAATAATGTGCTCTGCGGCTGATGAAAATTAGTCACCATCGCCTTCACAATCCGGTATTGATACCCCGGAGCAATTATAATCTGTGTGCTACTGTGCAGTGCCTCCATCCCGTTACGATCCAGATACTGTAGAATCTGTTGAAGAGCTTCTTCAGAACTCATCTCCGGTAAGTCACTGTAAGGTTGCCATTGATTAACGTGCAGATCCTCTTCATTTGCATCGAGATTCTGACTGAGAGTCACTCCAATATGGTACAAGCTTTCAAGTGTGCGCACAGAAGTGGTACCCACAGCTATGGCATTTCCCTTGTGGGCAATCAGCTTCTCAATTGTCGTTCGGCTCACCGAGATGTATTCCGTATGCATTTCATGATCTGCAATTTCTTCACTCTTCACCGGTTTGAAGGTTCCGGCCCCTACATGCAATGTAAGTTCTTCCAGTTCCACCCCGTTATCCTTCAGATCCTGCATTACATTCTCTGTAAAATGGAGTCCTGCGGTTGGAGCTGCCACCGAGCCTTCCACTTTCGAATAAACCGTCTGGTAAGTCTCCTTGTCGCTCTCTTCCGTCTCTCTATTCAGGTATGGCGGAATGGGCAGTTCGCCCACAACTTCCAGAATCTCTGCAAAAGTCACCCCTTTATTATTCCAGGAAAAGTTTACCCAATGGCTAGTTCCACGGGCTTCACCACGGATTGCCTTCAGCACAACCTGCATGCCTTTCACTGTAATTTCGCGACTCAGCACACCCTCTTTCCATTTCTTCAGGTTACCAATCATGCAAAGCCAGCTGCATTTCTCGGTCTGCTGGAAAGAGAGTTGGTAATCATTCGGTGAGATAGGTTCCAGACAGAAGACCTCTATCAAGGCTCCGGTCTCTTTCCGGAAATGAAGCCTCGCTTGAATCACCTTTGTATTGTTGAAAATCATCAGACTATCGGCTGGAATCAAATCGGGCAGTGAGGTGAATTGGGTTTCACTAATCTCTCCGTGGTTATATACCAGCAACTTAGACTGGTCGCGTACGGAAAGCGGGAATTTAGCAATCCTCTCATCCGGCAACGGATAATTGAATTCGCTAATCTTAATATGTTTTGTTTCTTTCATCATTTCTTTGTCTATTTCGGCAAAATTAGTGATATTTGAGGAATTATTGAGCACAATTTACTCAAAGAACTTTAAACGCAGAAAATATGAGTATTAAAATAGGTGATAAAGTACGCTTCCTGAGCGAAGTAGGAGGCGGAATCGTGACAGGATTTGTAAACAAGGAGACAGTAAAGGTTGAGGATGCAGACGGATTTGAGGTTCCTATGCTTATCCGCGAATGTGTGGTTATTGAAACAGACGATTACAACCTGAAGAAGAAACCCGCCGATGCTTCAAAAGCTGGAAGCAAAGAGTCTAAACCCGAAGCCAAGGTGGTGGCTCCGAAAATAACTTCCCGTCCTGTGGAAACTCGTGAAGGTGAAGCGCTGAACGTGCTATTGGCATTTGTTCCGATAGACTCTAAAGCCATATCCACCACTCCGTTCGAAACCTATTTGGTAAACGACAGTAACTATTATATCTATTACAATTATCTTAACGCAGAAGGAAAAGCGTGGAACAGCCGTTCGCATGGACTTATTGAGCCTAACACCAAACTTTTCCTCGAAGAATTCACCAAGGATAAGCTAAATGAGCTGGAACATGTGGCTGTTCAGCTGATTGCCTTCAAGGATTCAAAAACGTTTATGTTGAAACCGGCTGTAAGCGTGGAATTACGCGTTGATACCGTTAAATTCTATAAGTTGCATACCTTCCGCGAATCGGTCTATTTCGAAGATCCTGCCCTGATTTACGAAATCGTGAAAGACAATCAACCGGCCAAGCAGATGTATATCTCTGCACAGGAAATCGAAGAGGCATTATTATCCAAAAAACAGATTGACAGACCAGCTTCAACACCGATTGCAAAGAAGCCTGTCAGAAACGAAATTATCGAGATAGACCTCCACATCGAAGAACTGCTTGACGATACCACCAACATGAGCAGCAAGGAGATTCTGGATTACCAGCTCCAGAAATTCCGTGAAGTACTCGAAGAGAATAAGGACAACAAAGGACAGAAGATTGTCTTTATCCACGGCAAAGGAGACGGAGTGCTGCGCAAAGCCCTGCTCAACGAGTTGAAGCTGAAATACAAAACCTTCCAGAGTCAGGACGCCTCTTTTAAGGAATACGGTTTTGGAGCTACCATGATTACGATTAAGTAAGTTAAGAAATCACATAGTAGAAACGGTTTATTCACATAAGCAAAAGGGGCTATCCAGTTTTGGACAGCCCCTTTTTCATTCATCAAATAGATGAACAAAAAATATCACAATAATTAATGATTAAACATGAACTTATTCGAAAAATAATTATATATTTAACCAAATATAAACAATCGACTATGAAAACATTCTTGACTATCGTATTTACCATCATCACACTCAATGTTTTTGCAACCGCACAACGCTCGGATAAAATTATTTATAAGGGACAAGAATATTCTTTAAACTGCAATCCTCTAGAAGATTTCTTTAATATCCATCCGGACAAGAAACCCACAACAGGTATCATCTCGTCAGCTTTATGGCGTGGTTATATCGCAACATTTGAAGTTGTTGACAATCAACTATTTTTAAAAGATATCAAGATAATGACTAAGGACTCACTGAATAAAATTGGAGATTATAAATGGGAAAGCGTTATTAAAGAGGTGTTCCCTAATCAGGATAAAATTAAGATAGAATGGTACTCCGGATTACTTGTGATTCCCTACGGAAAGATGGTAAATTACATGCATATGGGATATGGTTCAACGTACGAAAATTATTACGTACTTGAAATCAATAAAGGGACATTGACCAAGGAAAAGAATTTCAATAATAAAGAATACGAAGAGTTTAAAGAAAAACAATTCCAAGCCTTTAAGAAGACCGAAGAATATAAAAAGCAGAAAAAAGAGCTTCAAAAAAACGGGAGGTATTCCGATGAGTTTCTCGATTCTTTTTTAAGATCTTTTGCAACCCAATACACCACAAAAATTTTGACTGATTAAGCAATACAATACTTTACTTCACAAATATCCAAAGCAATATTACCACCACGACAAGTGACGGTAGCATATTCATTATGCGCAGTCTTTTTATTTCCAGTATATTTATCCCCAGCCCTATTAGCAAGATTCCACCTACACTGGTAAGTCCGAGGATAATTTGCGGAGTAAAAAGCGAACCGGCATACATGGCCAGCAGGGTCAATGCACCTTGAAAAAGTAATAGCGGAACAGCAGACGCCACAACTCCAAGTCCAAAAGCCGATGCCAGCAAAATAGCCGAGAAAAAATCCATCAGCGATTTGGTAAAGAGTAAATCAGAAGAGCCACCAGTGCCCTCCTGAATGGTTCCGAGGACAGTCATCGATCCAATACAAAACAACAAGAATGCAGTTATCAGTCCTTCGGAAAACTTTTCGTTGCCGATGCGGAATTTCTTTTTCAGGTATTCACTCATTCGTTCTGCCCCAGCCTCCAGATTCATCCATTCACCCAATAACGAACCTATAGCCAGACTTCCAACTACAATCAACATTTGTTCCATTTTTACCGCCATGGAAATACCAATGGCAAGCGTAAATAGCCCAACCGCCTGGAAATAGATGGAGGTTACCCGTTCGGGCATATTCTTTTTCAGCAATAAACCAATAACTCCGCCAACAAAAACGGCAGCAGTGTTCACAAGGGTACCGATCATATTTATATGTGCTTATATTGAAAGATATCATTCAAAATTTCAAGCCGTAAAAATAAGATTATTTTCGCAAAGTTGAACCATTTTTCCAGAGCTAATATATTTATATAGGCATTCTGTTTTCTACTATTTTCCCGTCTTTAAATGCCCTGTTTTATTCCTGCTATGATATATTTTGTAACTTTGCCTGCGTATCCTATAATTCCTGTTCAATCAATACGAACATAAAAAATAAGTTATGAAGTTATCAATTATCTATTTTAGCAAAAGCGGAAAGACCAAAGAAATGGCTCAGGTAATCGCCGGTGGCATGAAGAGTTTATCGGACATTGAAGTCGGCATCTTCGACTTGGAACATATCGATTATGAATTCCTGTCCGAAAGTAAGGCTGTGGTATTTGGCACTCCAACCTATTACGCCAATACCTGCTGGCAGATAAAGAAATGGTTCGACGAATCTAAAAATATTAAACTCGATGGAAAGATAGGAGCAGTATTTGCAACGGCAGACTTTGCACAAGGTGGAGCTGATACTGCAATCCTAACCATCATCAACCATTTAATGGTAAAAGGTATGTTGGTCTATTCGGGAGGATCAGCTATGGGATTGCCCTATATTCACTTAGGAGCCGTAGCACTGAAAGAGAACTTTGAACAAAGTAAACCCATGTTTGAAATATTCGGTCAGCGGATAGCAAAGAAAGCTATAGAATTATTTGGCTCAGAAAACAAGTAAATTCCCCAATATCAAGGAATAATATTATTCTATTTATCTTCTTAATAATAAAAAGCTTCTATCACGAATTGCAGATTTAATACCGAAAGATAATTGAGAACTGCAAAGTGATAAAAGCTTTTTTCATCCACAACAGTTTGATATTGAAACAATTCAGGAGCTAACGTATGGGCAGTCTCACTTCTATTACATTTTTTAGCTTTATATAAATTTTATAATTTAGTAATCGATCCCTCTTTTTTTTACACGTAATATCTGTCATCTCTTATTTATATCTTAAAATCCTCTGATCTTCTTTTCTCAAAGAAAAATACAGTTCTACAATTCACTATATAAATATTTACTAATTTTTCGAAGATATAAAAACAAAAAAGCGTTTTTTTTGTTGATTTTATATAAATTACATTTAACTAAATGTATTTGAATATATTTTTCCCAATTTAACAAAAAACATTCATTAATCAAAAACTGTTTTTGTAACCTCTTTTGTGTTAATACATGTTTTTACAGTCAATTTTTTGTAATAAATCTTGTGATCTGATAAGATATGAATAAAATTGGTTTAATGTATTTGAGAAAACGTCGGCGGGAGTCTTTGTTTTTCATCCTGCTTCTTGTAACATGTCTATCTGCGAATGCACAAATAATAAAAGTTCGAGGCACTGTTCTAAATGAAGTTGGAGAACCTGTATGGCGTGCAAATGTAACAAATGAAGAGACTAA
The Bacteroides sedimenti genome window above contains:
- the glmM gene encoding phosphoglucosamine mutase — translated: MTLIKSISGIRGTIGGQAGEGLNPLDIVKFTSAYATLIRKTCKSTSNKIVVGRDARISGKMVNNVVVGTLMGMGYDVVDIGLASTPTTELAVTMEGACGGIILTASHNPKQWNALKLLNEYGEFLNAAEGEEVLRIAEAEEFTFAEVDSLGSYREDLSYNQKHIDSVLALKLVDVEAIRKANFKVAIDCVNSVGGIVLPDLLKALGVTQVEKLFCEPDGHFPHNPEPLEKNLQDIMNLMKKGNNDVAFVVDPDVDRLAIICEDGAMYGEEYTLVSVADYVLKHTPGNTVSNLSSTRALRDVTRKYGQTYNASAVGEVNVVTKMKATNAVIGGEGNGGVIYPESHYGRDALVGIALFLSHLAHEGKKVSELRATYPPYFIAKNKVELTPAIDVDAILTKVKEIYAKEEINDIDGVKIDFPDKWVHLRKSNTEPIIRVYSEASTMEAADEIGLQIMKVIEELAK
- a CDS encoding DUF4827 domain-containing protein — encoded protein: MKKQTLLLFSVLIMGCIFLQSCGKDTKTYAEMLADEANAVKDFVKKNDIKVITPSEFLKDTTTIDNEYVLFPESGIYLHIDKKGGKVPVSNDVILTRFNEISVASGDTTLSNYYDNTSVDQFRYTKNSYSTYGMFFQEQNQQAYMLSAYGSAVPAGWLMPLQYVGDGAKVKVIVPSKQGHSTAQNYVTPYFYEIQYTIY
- a CDS encoding NUDIX hydrolase, which produces MKKDNTEEMFPLVDEYGNITGAASRGDCHNGSMLLHPVVHLHVFNENGDIYLQKRPVWKDIQPDKWDTAVGGHVDLGESAEQALQREVHEELGITDYTPEFITSYVFESKVERELVFVYKTTYAGEISPNQEELDGGRFWSIEEIRQNLGKEVFTPNFEGEIKRVNLIPELI
- a CDS encoding DUF554 domain-containing protein yields the protein MIGTLVNTAAVFVGGVIGLLLKKNMPERVTSIYFQAVGLFTLAIGISMAVKMEQMLIVVGSLAIGSLLGEWMNLEAGAERMSEYLKKKFRIGNEKFSEGLITAFLLFCIGSMTVLGTIQEGTGGSSDLLFTKSLMDFFSAILLASAFGLGVVASAVPLLLFQGALTLLAMYAGSLFTPQIILGLTSVGGILLIGLGINILEIKRLRIMNMLPSLVVVVILLWIFVK
- a CDS encoding GlsB/YeaQ/YmgE family stress response membrane protein gives rise to the protein MLGGIIIGIIAGYAAGKIMRGGGFGCFVNLILGIIGGVLGSWLFGLLGIRASGTIGSLVTATVGAIALLWISSLFSKKH
- a CDS encoding DUF2027 domain-containing protein; this translates as MKIGDKVRFLSEVGGGIVTGFVNKETVKVEDADGFEVPMLIRECVVIETDDYNLKKKPADASKAGSKESKPEAKVVAPKITSRPVETREGEALNVLLAFVPIDSKAISTTPFETYLVNDSNYYIYYNYLNAEGKAWNSRSHGLIEPNTKLFLEEFTKDKLNELEHVAVQLIAFKDSKTFMLKPAVSVELRVDTVKFYKLHTFRESVYFEDPALIYEIVKDNQPAKQMYISAQEIEEALLSKKQIDRPASTPIAKKPVRNEIIEIDLHIEELLDDTTNMSSKEILDYQLQKFREVLEENKDNKGQKIVFIHGKGDGVLRKALLNELKLKYKTFQSQDASFKEYGFGATMITIK
- a CDS encoding S-adenosylmethionine:tRNA ribosyltransferase-isomerase — protein: MMKETKHIKISEFNYPLPDERIAKFPLSVRDQSKLLVYNHGEISETQFTSLPDLIPADSLMIFNNTKVIQARLHFRKETGALIEVFCLEPISPNDYQLSFQQTEKCSWLCMIGNLKKWKEGVLSREITVKGMQVVLKAIRGEARGTSHWVNFSWNNKGVTFAEILEVVGELPIPPYLNRETEESDKETYQTVYSKVEGSVAAPTAGLHFTENVMQDLKDNGVELEELTLHVGAGTFKPVKSEEIADHEMHTEYISVSRTTIEKLIAHKGNAIAVGTTSVRTLESLYHIGVTLSQNLDANEEDLHVNQWQPYSDLPEMSSEEALQQILQYLDRNGMEALHSSTQIIIAPGYQYRIVKAMVTNFHQPQSTLLLLVSAFVNGDWKKIYQYALNHDFRFLSYGDSSLLIP
- a CDS encoding DHH family phosphoesterase, giving the protein MLTKIIDQANIDLFSEWLKETEKVVIVTHVSPDGDAMGSSLGLYHFLISQKKVVNIIVPNAFPDFLKWMPGAKETTLYDQNKELADKLISGADMICCLDFNALKRIDEMGEAVKSSNARKVMVDHHPFPDDICSIVISHPEISSTSELVFRLICRLGCFDEMTKEGAECIYTGMMTDTGSFTYNSNSQEIYYIISQLISKGIDKDDINRNVYNTYSESRLRLMGYVLHTKMKVYPEHHAAMINLTQDELIEFNYVKGDTEGFVNIPLSIKEVKFSVFFREDTDMIKVSLRSVGDFPCNQFASEFFSGGGHLNASGGEFYGTMQQAIEIFEKGLDKYKPLLTAK
- a CDS encoding flavodoxin family protein codes for the protein MKLSIIYFSKSGKTKEMAQVIAGGMKSLSDIEVGIFDLEHIDYEFLSESKAVVFGTPTYYANTCWQIKKWFDESKNIKLDGKIGAVFATADFAQGGADTAILTIINHLMVKGMLVYSGGSAMGLPYIHLGAVALKENFEQSKPMFEIFGQRIAKKAIELFGSENK